The DNA sequence ACGGCTTCGTCCCCGACCTCTACCCCCACCTTGCACGGGCGAAGGTCGCCATCCTCCACGGCGGTCTGACCAGCCTGCATGAGTCGCTCTTCTTCGGAAAACCCGTAGTCGTCGTTATCGACCCCCATCATCCGGAACAGGGGAACAATGCACGAAAGATCCAGGATATGGGCGCAGGGGTGATTGTGAGGGGCGATACGGCGACCGAAGATAACCTGGAAGCGGCCATCGATGCCGCAGCGGCCCTGCGGCCTCCGGGGGTGGCCCACCTCTTCGGGCACCAGGATGGGAGGACCGGAACCCTGCGTGTCATCGAGGAGATCCTGTAAATACCTGCAGAAACCATTTTTCTTCAGAAATGTCCCCACCGGCGAAACGCCGGAAAACGGGAGAGTTGCATACAATGGACAATGGCTGGAAGCTACTTATCGGCATCATCCTGGTGACCGGGTGTATTATCGGCGCAATCATACTGGTGGCGGGGATGTTTTATCCCGCCGGGTTTGAGGCGACGGGCATCGTAATCGAAAGCACCTATACCTATGATCTGACGATCACAAACGATCATGACCTCGACGGGCTCGAATTGATGGTGCCCCTGCCGTCGAGAAATGGCGATACACCGCTGGGCAATGCCATCGTCTCATCCGGGGAGGCGTTATACCCGGAGGGATGGGACGTCATCCTGGTCGGCGATAGCGGGGCGGCATTTCTGAAGGTTCGTGCGGATCACCTTCCGGCCGTCGCCGCCCCGTACCACCTGACAGCGACGGTTACGGCATCATCCCTCATCGACACACAGAACCCCCTCAATGACCCCTGGCAGATTTCGCCTGCTTCCGCGGTACAACAGGACAATATGGGCATTACATATTCTTCCACCGTCTACGCACGATTTGACGCCCCCGACGATGCCGTCACCTCGATTGTCACAACCTCCGCCGGAGAGAATTCATGGCGGTATCCTCTCGCAGGCGGCAATTCATTCACCAACCGGCTGGGAATCTCCCTCATCGGCCCGGCATCCGGGTGGCATACGGCAGACGGCCTGATTACGGCAGGTCTCGGAAAGTACACCCTTCTCTAAAGAGAGAAGAAAGAGAGAGCAGAGGCGCTCCCGGGAGGAGCGTTGATCCATTCATTTTTCATACAAAGTGCGCAATAGTTCAGACAGGTGAAACGAAATGGAATACACGATCATCGGTGAAAATCTCCAGATGGTGACCTGCACCCTTACCGCCGGCGAACACATCAATGCGGAGGCCGGTGCGATGGTGAACATGAGCGGGAACATGACCATGTCGACCGCTGCAAAGGGCGGCGTCTTCAAGGGCCTCAAGCGCATGGTCACCGGGGAGAGTTTCTTCATGACCGATTTCACTCCCGAAGGCGACGAAGGCTTCGTCTCATTTGCCGGAAACGTGCCGGGAAAGATCTTCACCGCACAGATAGGTGAGGGAGAATTCCTTGCGCAAAAGGATGCCTTCCTCTGTGCCGAGGAAGGCGTCGACCTCGATATAGCCTTTACCAAAAAACTACGTTCGGGCGTCTTCGGCGGTGAAGGGTTCATCCTCCAGCGTTATAGCGGGAAGGGCACCGCCTTTCTCCACTGCTGCGGCGATCTGATCACCATGACCCTTGCACCGGGCGAAACGGTCCGGGTCGAGACCGGTCTCGTCGTAGGCTTCGACGCCTCCGTCGACTACTCCATCGAATTTGCCGGGGGGGTAAAGACCGTCCTCTTCGGAGGGGAGGGGCTCTTTTTGACCACCCTCACCGGACCAGGAACAATCGTCCTCCAGTCGATGGACATTGCAAAACTGGCGGCATCCCTCATCCCCTATCTTCCCGTGCAGACCTCGGGAAACAACCGGTGACCTGACAGGATATGGATACCGCAGAGATCATGAACGGCACGATGGTCATCCACGGACCGGAGGCCTTCGACAGCGGCGACGTCGCAAGGGCAGTGGAGCGTCTGCATCCGTCACGAATCATCGTCTCCGGCATCATGGGGCGAACCGCCGCCGAGGAATCCGGCATCCCCTGTGAATTCATCACCGTTCCACCGTCCCTGGTCCTTCGCCATCTTCCAAACACAGAGCGCCCGTACCTCCTCAACCACGCGAAATCCTCCGAATCAGCCCGGGTATTCGGAAGTATCGTTGCCGGACGCACAGGGAGGGGACTCATCCAGGTGGAAGGCACCGACGGCACGGTAATTGCATGGGACGGGGCCGATCGGACCTATGCAGGCGAACTCGCAGCACGCATGGAATATGGGGCGGAGGCCGCTTCATCCTCCCCCCCTGACGCTGCCGGCCCCACCCGGACCATCCGGGGATGCATCCCCGGCGAACCGGTCTTTGTCAACGGGATCATCATAGGGACGGCGACCGCACCCTCCGCGGTGATTGGTGTCAGGGCAGGTGAGATCATTGCCATCGACGGCATCACCCTCAAGCCCCACGGGGTGGAGAAACTGATGCGTCAGGGCCTTCCCGACCTTGCAGCGGCATGGTGCAAATCAGGAGGAGTCCGTAACGCCGGGCCTGTGGCAACGGGTCGCTGCAGTAACCGCGGGATAATCACCGTCATCGACCATGCGGGATGCGATCTCTATGAGCATATCGGTGAGGAGACCTGCGGCGTTCTCGCCATCGGCGATGATACGACCGCAGTCTGCGGACACATCTGCGCCCACCGCGGCATACCCGTCTTCGGCGTGACGGACGGGGACGCCGACGGAATCATCAGCCCGTCCTACTGCACCGGGTCGGTGGTCGTCCATGTCATCTCCGGGCGGGATGATGACCTCGGCAGGGAGATTGCCGCGGGCATCCCGGATGGGCATCACATATGGGATGAATGGGTGCAGGACGTCATCGACCGGTTTGAAGGACAGGTCCGGGTGGTCCGCGATCTCAGGTGCGCATGAAACGACTCTGCCCCGAATGCAAGGGACGCGGCATGTGCGGACTTCCCCGCTGCCCAATCACCTCCCGATTCTACGAATCCGTCCGGGTAAGGCAGTCGGATTCATACATGGGGGCATCGCCCTCGGTCTTCGTCGGCACCAGGGGGTACCCGCGCATGCAGGCGGGCCCTCTCCTCGTCGATGACCCGGATGCCCCGCCGTTATGGGTCCGTGAGGGGTATTCGATTGATGACATCGTGGGCATCCGGGCCCGGACCATTCGTGGTGCGGGGGAGACGGGGAGACACCTCGACAGGGTGCAGGAGATCGCCCTTTCGGCAACACCCCTTGATGTGGAGGTGGCCTTCACCCGGCCGGTGTCATTCAACCTGACCTTTGACGGGACACTGACACCGGTCGGCCTCCATGGCGAGATGACGCGGATGGATGTCCTGGAAAATGCCCGGACACCGCGACCGGTCGAACGGGCGGTCGCCGACACTGACCTGAAGGCAACCGATGCCGTGCGCACTCTCTATGCCGAGGGAGTCGATGTCTACCATATCACGCAGCTTCTCACTTCCGGTCTCCTCGGCGTCCGCCGAAAGGCAGTTCCGACGAGATGGGGCATCACTGCGGTGGACGACATGCTGGGCAACGGACTGAAGCAGACGACGGGCAAAAACCCTCCTCTCGAAGAGTACCGTGTCTTTTCCGGGACCATCTACGGCAATCAGATCGTCTGCATTCTTGCCCCCGGCGCCTGGAATTATGAAATGATCGAGATATGGGGAGAAGGGAGCCTCTGGGGAAGTGATGGCGACACAATCGTCGTGGACGGAGAACGGCGAAAGAAACAGGGGTATTCCCCCATTGCCGGTGCATATTATTCCGCCAGGCTCGCTGTCCTCGATTATCTTGACGGGATTGGCAGAACAGCCCGGGCCATTGTCATCAGGAACGTCTCCTCCGCATACTGGGCCCCCCTCGGCACGTGGGTCATTCGCGAGGCGGCACGCCTCTCGATGCAGTCGGACCCCCTCGTCTGTCCGTCCCTCCGCGAGGCGGCCGCCGCGGCATCGGCATGCCTTGGATCAACAAAATGGGAAGGATATTCAACCCTCATGCGCGAAATCGAGTCCCAAAGAACCCTCTTTGACTTCAACAAATGAAGGGCATATATATATCCCACCGATATAACATCTTAATTGATATGAAACGGAATCACCCAGCATTCCTGAGTGCACTGCTCTTCATTGCGATGATCCCGGGAGTTCAGGCACTGGATTCGTCCCACGTCTACAGTACCCTGAGTCAGAACCAGTACCTGACAATCGCGGTTGCCGGTCTCGTTCTCTTCGCAATATTCATTGCGGTTCTTTATATGATAGGCTCCCGCCATGCGGTCAGGACAAAGATGAATCCCACCGTCCGGCCGATCTTCGGCATTCTTGCAGTCATGTATCTCCTGACCGGGACGCTCCTGCTCTTCATCGCAGGTATTGTTCTCATTGAGCCGTTTTCAGACACCGCGGCATTTGATGAAGTCGTCCTCAACTTCCAGTATTACTTCCCAAACATCGTCTTCGGTATCATCGCCACTGCTGCAGTCGGGCTCATTCTCTATCTCGCGGGCATCTATACCATCTTCATGATCAAGGACACCCCGGAGGTTAAGGATCTGCGAACCAAGGACTACCATATTCAGGAGACCGGGGACATCGATGAGAAGACAGCGATAAAGCAGCCATATTCGAATCTCAGCTATCGGGTGCTGTCCTGGGAGACGGGCGAACCGCTGGTGGACGGGAAGGTCAATCTCGAGACCACCGGAGGTGTCCTTGTCATGGTCAAATATACGGATTTTCAGGGAGACGTTAATTTCGGGAAACTCAAAGGCACCAACGATGACTATTACCCGTATGTGGACGGGGATAAGGACCGGCAGGATTACCGGGTCATTGCCACCATCACATAGACGACTGCCGGGTAAACCGTTCCTGTATCAGGGCGAGGGATTCCACCTCGTCGACCCCTTTGTCATCCCGCATCCTGATAAACCGGGGGAATCGAAGCGCAAATCCCCCCTCATAATTCGGGCTTTTCTGTATCTCAGCATACCCCACTTCAAAGACCAGTTCCGGTTCAAAATAGACGGTCTTTCCTTCCGATGACACGACCTTGTCCTTCAGAAGTTCATAGACCTCGGCCAGCATTTCATCGGAAAAGCCCGTTGCGACCTTTGAGACGGGGATCAGTGTACCCTCATGGTTGCAGGCAAGGAGGAAGGAGCCGAAGAGTCTGGCCCGCCGCCCTTCACCCCACTCCGCGCCAATGACCGCAAGATCGATGGTATCGACGGCGGGTTTGATCTTTATCCAGTCTTTTCCACGGACACCCGGAGTATACTCCGACGTGGGCACCTTGATCATGATCCCCTCATGCCCTTCGTCGAGTGCCCCACGATAAAATGCCTCGATCTCCGCTTCGTCCCCACTGACAAGCTGAGGGGCGACGAAATCGCTCACCGCCTCTTCCAGACGTTTTCTCCGCTCCCCGAACGGGAGACCAATCAGGGTCTCCCCGTCGATCCATATCAGGTCAAAGACGTTCGGTACGAGAGAGATCTCCTCGATATGCGAAGCAACGTCATGTTTTCTCCGGAAGCGGCGCAGGACATACTGGAACGGCAACGGCCGCCCGTCCTTCACGGCGATGACCTCGCCATCGAGAATCAGGTCGTGAGGAGTCGCCGCGGAAAGCATTTCAACCACATCCGGTATCGCACCCGTCACCTCCTCGAGTTTGCGGGAATACATCCTGCATTCCCCGCCCTTCTTATGGAACTGGAACCGCGTCCCGTCGTATTTGTATTCCGCGGCAAGGTAATCCGTCTCCTCCAGCATGGCGGCGATTGTCCCCTGTTTGGCAAGCATCATCTTCACCGGCCGGAAGAGCTCGACCCGGACCTCCGCAAGGGCCTCGTCTCCCTGCCGGGCAAGGACCCCCACTTCCCCGAGATCATTTGCTGCCTGGTAGGCGTGCTCGACCCGTTCCGATGAAACGCCAAAGGCGGCGGCCACTGCGTCCCTCATCGTGCCTTCGCCGATACCGATGCGGAGTTCCCCGAGCATCAGGCGGGCCAGGTAACGCCCCTCAAGTGGCGTTGCATTGGCAAAAAGGCGCCGCACCACCCTCAGTTTCTCCTTCTGCGAACGCGATCCCTCGATGCGGGCCAGCGTAGTGAAATCCTGATATACCTCTCCAAGGGTGAGCGGGGTCGTAAAAAACGACGTCTGCTCCTTTCGTGCGAGAAGGTGCTCCACCGCCCGGCCGGGATCGCCCCCTTTGTTTACCTCCCTGATAACCGCGGCACGGTCCTTTCCCGTCACATAGCCGACCGCATCATAGACATGGTTCGGTCCGATGCCGATCTTCTCCTGGCTCCAGTCGGGAAAGATGCGCCCCATCAGGAAACGAATCAGGACGGAAAGATCGTGTTCATCCGCTGCCTCGAGGGCCTCCCTGACGATAGCAGTCATATCAATACGCCCGGGGACATCTTCCAGGCGGTTGCATATTGTGGCAAATTCTGAAAAATCCATGCTCTTATACCTCGAACGAATCGGAGATCGTATGCTGCCGGGCCACTCCGACGTCCAGGTTCCCGGCATAGAGGCCCACACCTTCATGAGCCGTGGCAAGGGCCTTTTCCGGGGTATTGTTCTCCTCGCTCAGGTGGGCAAGCACCACATGGCTAAGGCCGTCACAGAGTTCCCGCAGCACCGCCGCAGCAGCGGGGTTGGAGAGATGACCCCGCTCCCTATCGGCAATTCTCCGTTTCAGAAATGCGGGATACCGGCCTTCTGCAAGCATTAACGGGCAGTGATTGCTCTCGAGGATCACCGCATCGCACCGCTTCAGATACGAGAGCATGCCGGAGGTGACCATGCCGGTATCAGTGCAGACTCCCACGGTCACATCACCTTCACGGATGCAAAAGCCCGAGGGTTCTGCCGCATCATGGGATGTGCGAAATGCGGTCACGAAGAAGTCTCCGCACGCCACCTCCGCACCCGGGAGGACGGCATGCATCGACAATGCACCGGGTTTTTTCAAAGTCCCCCCGAGACCCCCGAGCGTCCCCTCCGTCCCGTAGACGGGCACGCCGCTTCCCCGGCAGAATACATCCGCCCCGCGGATATGATCCGAATGTTCATGCGTCAGAAAGAGGCCTTCCACATCCCCTGCATCGGCACCGGCCTCCGCCATGCGGCGCCGGATCTCCCGGTTGGAGATGCCGGCATCGACGAGGATGGTGCCGGACCCCCCCTCGACGCAGATACAGTTCCCCTTGCTTCCGCTCGCGAGGACCGTGATCTTCATTGGTCAGTATGTTGTCGCCCGGACGGTATTATATGTCCCCATCCGGTCGTCCTTCGGGGTTGATTTATTCCATGGCGGTGGTTTTCATCTCACTGCCGTCTGCCATCAGGTCACCATTCCGGCGGTTGCGAACCGGCTACTTCGCCCGGATAACGGTCCCCACCCTTTCGCCGGCAAGCGCCTTTGTGAGGGTGCCGGGGACATGCCCGTTGATGATGTTGATCTTTTGGAGACTTTTCGAGTGGGGGAGGAGTTCCACCACCTTGCGTTCGAGGACCATGTCATCCATATTCAGATCAAGGAGTTCGGTTGCAGTGATATCCGTTATCAGATTCGCATCCGGGTTGATGAATGGGTTTTCCGTATAAAGACCGTCGACATTTTTGACCATGATACAGCTCCTTGCGCCTAAAACCTCGGCAGCAAGATACGCCCCGGTATCGGTGCGGTGCTGAGGGATCATGCTGCCTTTGGAGGGTTCTTCATACAACCCGTAGGGCGGCGTGCCCGCCATCACCGGGATCATTCCCATCTTTATGAGCATCGGGATATTCATCAGATCATCCGCCTCGATGCGCACTCCCCCATATTCTGAGAGAAGGGTTGCAACCATGATGGAATTCTGCTTGGATATTTCTGCCGAGAGATCGGCCAAAATGCCCGTCGGCATCCCAAGGTCTACGCCGACGTCCATCACATGCCTGACCCTGACACCGCCCCCGACAACTACGAGTATCTGATGGGTCTTCGCAAGCTCCGCCACCTCCTCAAGAAGCGGCAGGACCACCTCTGAACCGAAGTCGATGGTGCCATGCCCGCCGATCTTCACTACATTAAGATCAGGAGCAATCTTCACCTGGATCTCATATTCCGAACCATACTTCAAAGATTTCCTGACAAGGGTCTCCCCCTGAAATCTGTTGGCAAGCTCCCATCGTTTCGTCATCGTATCACTACCTAAAAGGTTATATCAAAAAAGATATAATTAGTGGCCTAACCAGTTGTTATATCAACTGATTACCCCATGCCAAACCCACGGCACTCAGAAGGTCACCCGTCACAGAAGATGATGGACCGTTCAGACGGGCAAATATCCGGGTTTTGAGCCAAATCAGGTACTTTTTGTCGGCATCTTTGTCCCATCCAGTGACGGGAAACCTATAAATCTACACAGTGCCATGTGGGTTCATTGCCAAAACGGCAGCAAAGAGGTGAATGCGATGAAAATTTATGCACGTGCACGACAAAAAGTCGGCGAGGGTGTCAAACAGCCCAAGTACAGGGTTGTTGCGGTGACTGGGGACAAGGACGACAAGTTCAAGGTGGAAGCGGTTCACTTCCGCAAGATCGAACTTGAGCAGATTGCCAAGGACACCGGCGGCGAGATCGTCTGGCTCGAACCGATGTCCGAAGAAGAAAAAGGGAAGATGAAGTAAATCATTTATCCCTAACATCAACCCCTCTATTTTATGGTTTTATACTCCCACGTAATATCATCCAATGGCGACTCTTGATGTCCCCCGCATTTTGTACGCGGCAGCAACGATCCTCATCCAGGAGGACCGGAGGCTTTCCGTCGAATTCGGAGATGGTGAGATCAGGATAAAGTTCCCTACCACCCGCCGCCTCGCACAATATCTCAATGTTCCCCATTACTATGTCCTTCCGTATTTTTCCACGATGGAGGATGAACACCTGATCCGGCGTGAGGAACGGGTGGGCATCTCGACGACCACGGCAGGTACATCATTGTTCTTTTCGATGCTCGACGAAGGACTGAAGGCCTCCGCTGAGGAGCTCCTCGGCAACGAAACCTTTGATGCACTCTGTAGCCGGGTTGCAGCCTGTTCGGGGAACGTATGAACAGCGCCCATAGGCGTGACATAAACGAACGATCGCCATCCAACCGCACAAAACCATAATCCGGACCTGATACACGGATGGAGGATAATCCTGCCATCCAGCGGAGAAAGAAATGCAGCACGACACTGAAGCACCACCCCTCCGGTTCGATTTCGGGGAACTTGCAGGATCAGTGGGGGATTTCGGCACCATCTTTCCGATCGTCCTCGGTGTCGCACTGGTGACCGATCTCAATCTCAGTACAATGCTTTTCTTCTTCGGGCTCTGGTTCATCATCGCCGGATTCTACTATCGTCTTCCCATTCCGATTGAACCGATGAAGGCCATCGGGGCGATTGTGATTGCAGGGTCCCTCACCTCCGCCGAGGTGGCGGCATCCGGGCTCATCATCGGCATATTCTTCCTCGCGGCGGGTCTCCTGAAGGGGATGGGCTGGCTGCGGAGGTACATCCCGCAAAGCGTGATTCGCGGCGTCCAGGGGGGACTGGCACTCATTCTCCTCCGAACGGCAGTGGGGTACGGCACGGATGATATCCTCCCCTTTGTTCTTGCCGTGGCGATTATCATCGGATTCTTCCTGCTCGCGCGAAAGACCCGTATCCCCGATATCTCGGCACTCCTCGTCATCGCCCTCGGATTTGCGGGCGGCATATATCTCTCGGGGATACCGGAATTTGCTGCCCCGGCCCTTCCCGTATTCTCCCTCCCGCCGCTCTCCCTGTATCCATCGGTCACCTGGGATCTGGTTCTCCCCCAGATCCCCCTCACTATCACGAATGCCATCCTTGCCACTTCCCTTCTGACGATGGACCTGTATAAGCGGGATGTTGAACCGGACAAGTTGTCAGTGACCATCGGCCTGATGAACCTCGTCTCAGTACCGTTCGGCGGCATGCCGATGTGCCACGGAGCAGGAGGACTTGCCGCCCAGTATCGGTTCGGCGCCCGTACGGGAGGTGCAAACGTGTATGCAGGGGTTCTCCTCTTCGCCCTCGCCCTGCTCTTTGCGTCCTCGGATATGCTTGCCCTCTTCCCCACGGGGATATTCGGAGCACTGCTCGTCTTTGTGGCAATCGAACTCGGCCGCCACAGCCTGAAGACCGAGTCCTGGCTGGTCTCGGGCATCATGGTCATTCTGGCGTTTTTCGCAGGTATGGCAGTCGCATTCGTCGTCGGTCTCATTCTCGCATATATTCTGCAATGGCACACGAAACGAACGACCGAAGATACCGCAAAATAAAAAAAATCGGGAAGTCCTGATCCTGCGTCAGGATTGACTTCCGTCTGCATTCAGAAGGGGCGCCGCCACCACCGCATCCGCCGGGCACCACAGGGAAATCTGCATTCCTTCCTTCAGGTCGTGCCGGATCACCTTGCTCCGGTGAACATCGGCAATGACAGGGAAAAATGGGGTTTCAAGCGTCATTCGCACCATTGCACCGTCGGAGAGCATGGAGATGATCCTCCCGCTGATGATATTCTCTTCCCGACCGGGGGGAGGAACAGGTGAGATGCGCACCTCATGGGCCCGGATGCATGCGGCCACCGCATCACCCTCATGAAATCCACGATCCGGAGCCCGCAGGAGACATTCTCCGCTTCGTATTGTCACGTACCCTTCTGCGACGCTCTCCACCGAGCCGTCGAAGATATTCTCCATTCCGACAAACCTGGCGACCTCACGTATGGGAGGGGCGGAGAAGATCTCCTCCCTTGTCCCTTCGGCTACCAGGTGCCCGTCGATGATGACCGCGACCCGCGTTGCGAGACGGAGGGCCTCTTCCCTCGAATGGCTTACATGCACGACGGTAAGGCCATACTCCTCACGGATGCGGGCGAGTTCGATAATGAAGAAGTCACGGGTGAGGGGGTCCAGCGCTGCGAGAGGCTCATCGAGGAGGAGGACATCCGGTTCCACCACAAGCGCCCTGGCAAGCGCCACCCGCTGCTGCTCGCCCCCGCTCATTGTCCGGGGGAGGCGATGGGCAAGGGCGGTGATGCCGAACCGTTCCATAATCTCACAGACGCGTTCCTTCGACTTTTCCGGGGGCACCTGCTGCATCTTCAGGCCGAATGAAATATTCTCCTCCACCGTCATGTGAGGGAAGAGGGAATAGTCCTGGTACATCAGCGAGATCCTTCGCTCCTCGGGAGGAGTGTTTCTGACATCATTGTGCCGAAGAAGAATCCGCCCATCATCGGGTTTGTGCAGTCCCGCAATCGCCTCCAGAAGAACGGTCTTACCCGCTCCCGACGGACCGATGATGAAGAAATATTCGCCTCTGTGGATATGCAGAGAGACATCCTGCAGGGAGAATTCGCCCAGCTTGAGTGACACACCATCAAATTCTATCATCGTATTTCCCCATGAACCGCGTCAGGAACCTGAGCACGGCAAAGACCGCAAGACAGACGATGAGAAACACGAATGCGACGCTCCGCGACTCCTTGATGCCGTGGGTAGTGAAGGTATAGTAGATCACCGTCGAGATCACCATCGGATAATATGCAATCATGATGATCGCCGCAAACTCGCCGATGGCACGCCCCCATGCCAGAATGGCACCCGAATAGATATGCCGAACCGATAGCGGCAGTACAACCCTGGCAAACGCCTGAAAACGGCTTGCGCCAAGCGTACGCGCTACATTTTCGATATGGAGCGGCACATTCTCAAAGCCCTCACGAACGCTGTTGATCAGATATGGCGATGAGACAAAGACCATCGCAACGACAATGCCCGGATAGGCGTCCTCAAAAAATATCCCTGCAGAAGCAAGGGGTGCACCAATAATCCCCCGCTCCATGAAGAGGAGGTAGACCATGATACCTGCGATCGTGTGCGGGAGCATCAGCGGGAGATCCACAAGACTCTCCACGATCCCCTTGCCGCGGAAATTCATCCGTGCGAGGATGTAGGCGAGGGGGATGCCGAAGACGAGCAGGATGAGGACCGCATTGAGGCCGGCCCCCATGGTCAGGAGAATCGAATCCACCACCCGTTCCTGGGCCGCGACCTGCAGAAGATGCGAAATGTCACCGAATTCAGGGACGGCAAGGGAGAGAATAGCCAGCAGTGTGATGACGACGATCAGCGAACCGGTCAGGGCGAAGGAGATCAGGCATGCATCGGGCAGGCGATGTGATGAACGGAATGACGGCCACCACGACTGATCTCCCTTCATCATCTGCACCGTTTAAAAATAAGATTAGAGAAGTTCCACATACGGGAGAAGACCCTCGGGAACGTCACCATATCCACCTGCGGGGATGATCGGCGGCTGTCCCTGGGATGCCATAATGTCATTGCCGGTTTCGGTAATAAGCATCTCGATGAACTTTTCTCCGTAATCAGGATTCTCAGCGTTCAGGGGCACGGTTGCGCCATAGACGATGGGCTTGCCCACATTGACTCCGCTGGTGCATTCGATCTGCACCTGGGCATAGGTATCTGCCTGCTGAGCAGACGACAGGTCGATTTCTACCGGCAGTTCGATGAACTTCAGGTCGTTCTGCACGGCGACACTGCGGTACTCCCATGCATAGTCAAGGCCGCCGGACTCGAGCATCTGGACGAGTTCAACGGACTTCGGGCGGATCTGAAGGGTTCCGTCCGGCTGGGGATCGGTTGCGTCGATGGTCCAGACGCCGTCAGCCTCGCTCGCGGTAATGGCACTATTGGCACCGACGGTGTTGTCGAAGATGGTATCATCGTTGTAGTAGAACTCCGCAAGCTGGATCACCATCGGCGTGCGGTAGCCGCACGGGTCGAGGTTGGGGTCTGAGAAGGCCCACTTGACATCATCCTTCTGGAGAATCTCATACCAGTTGTCCGCACTTACTTCATCGGCATACAGGCTGTCATCCGTGTAGCAGAGGACCATTGCGTTGTTCGCAAAGGTGGCATACCAGTCGGCATCGTCCGGGACCATGAGACAGGGAATGAGTGAGTAGTCTGCCGAGGCAAGGACGTCGGCATCCTTGTCGAGTTCGGTAATATCCTTGACAATCTTGGTACTGCCACCCGCATAGAGCAGGACGTCAGCTTCAGGATACTTCGATTCGAATGCCTGTTCCATCTGTTCGAACGGGCTGGTCAGGCTTCCGGCATGGAAGACCTTCACCTGCACCTGTTCCGCAGGTGCTGCAGTTGTTTCGGCAGGTGCCGCTGTCGGTGTGGTTTCGGCAGTGGGTGTTGCCCCGCTGTCCGTTGAGGTACAGCCGCACAGGAAGACGGCTGCCAAAAGAACGGCACCAACAAGAACCAATGAAATCTTTTGACTCATATGGGTAATTAAAACGCAGACACATTTATGTC is a window from the Methanovulcanius yangii genome containing:
- a CDS encoding TIGR00266 family protein, whose product is MEYTIIGENLQMVTCTLTAGEHINAEAGAMVNMSGNMTMSTAAKGGVFKGLKRMVTGESFFMTDFTPEGDEGFVSFAGNVPGKIFTAQIGEGEFLAQKDAFLCAEEGVDLDIAFTKKLRSGVFGGEGFILQRYSGKGTAFLHCCGDLITMTLAPGETVRVETGLVVGFDASVDYSIEFAGGVKTVLFGGEGLFLTTLTGPGTIVLQSMDIAKLAASLIPYLPVQTSGNNR
- a CDS encoding DUF2117 domain-containing protein yields the protein MDTAEIMNGTMVIHGPEAFDSGDVARAVERLHPSRIIVSGIMGRTAAEESGIPCEFITVPPSLVLRHLPNTERPYLLNHAKSSESARVFGSIVAGRTGRGLIQVEGTDGTVIAWDGADRTYAGELAARMEYGAEAASSSPPDAAGPTRTIRGCIPGEPVFVNGIIIGTATAPSAVIGVRAGEIIAIDGITLKPHGVEKLMRQGLPDLAAAWCKSGGVRNAGPVATGRCSNRGIITVIDHAGCDLYEHIGEETCGVLAIGDDTTAVCGHICAHRGIPVFGVTDGDADGIISPSYCTGSVVVHVISGRDDDLGREIAAGIPDGHHIWDEWVQDVIDRFEGQVRVVRDLRCA
- a CDS encoding ATP-dependent DNA ligase — protein: MDFSEFATICNRLEDVPGRIDMTAIVREALEAADEHDLSVLIRFLMGRIFPDWSQEKIGIGPNHVYDAVGYVTGKDRAAVIREVNKGGDPGRAVEHLLARKEQTSFFTTPLTLGEVYQDFTTLARIEGSRSQKEKLRVVRRLFANATPLEGRYLARLMLGELRIGIGEGTMRDAVAAAFGVSSERVEHAYQAANDLGEVGVLARQGDEALAEVRVELFRPVKMMLAKQGTIAAMLEETDYLAAEYKYDGTRFQFHKKGGECRMYSRKLEEVTGAIPDVVEMLSAATPHDLILDGEVIAVKDGRPLPFQYVLRRFRRKHDVASHIEEISLVPNVFDLIWIDGETLIGLPFGERRKRLEEAVSDFVAPQLVSGDEAEIEAFYRGALDEGHEGIMIKVPTSEYTPGVRGKDWIKIKPAVDTIDLAVIGAEWGEGRRARLFGSFLLACNHEGTLIPVSKVATGFSDEMLAEVYELLKDKVVSSEGKTVYFEPELVFEVGYAEIQKSPNYEGGFALRFPRFIRMRDDKGVDEVESLALIQERFTRQSSM
- a CDS encoding MBL fold metallo-hydrolase; amino-acid sequence: MKITVLASGSKGNCICVEGGSGTILVDAGISNREIRRRMAEAGADAGDVEGLFLTHEHSDHIRGADVFCRGSGVPVYGTEGTLGGLGGTLKKPGALSMHAVLPGAEVACGDFFVTAFRTSHDAAEPSGFCIREGDVTVGVCTDTGMVTSGMLSYLKRCDAVILESNHCPLMLAEGRYPAFLKRRIADRERGHLSNPAAAAVLRELCDGLSHVVLAHLSEENNTPEKALATAHEGVGLYAGNLDVGVARQHTISDSFEV
- a CDS encoding amino acid kinase family protein, with product MTKRWELANRFQGETLVRKSLKYGSEYEIQVKIAPDLNVVKIGGHGTIDFGSEVVLPLLEEVAELAKTHQILVVVGGGVRVRHVMDVGVDLGMPTGILADLSAEISKQNSIMVATLLSEYGGVRIEADDLMNIPMLIKMGMIPVMAGTPPYGLYEEPSKGSMIPQHRTDTGAYLAAEVLGARSCIMVKNVDGLYTENPFINPDANLITDITATELLDLNMDDMVLERKVVELLPHSKSLQKINIINGHVPGTLTKALAGERVGTVIRAK
- a CDS encoding putative sulfate/molybdate transporter, with the translated sequence MQHDTEAPPLRFDFGELAGSVGDFGTIFPIVLGVALVTDLNLSTMLFFFGLWFIIAGFYYRLPIPIEPMKAIGAIVIAGSLTSAEVAASGLIIGIFFLAAGLLKGMGWLRRYIPQSVIRGVQGGLALILLRTAVGYGTDDILPFVLAVAIIIGFFLLARKTRIPDISALLVIALGFAGGIYLSGIPEFAAPALPVFSLPPLSLYPSVTWDLVLPQIPLTITNAILATSLLTMDLYKRDVEPDKLSVTIGLMNLVSVPFGGMPMCHGAGGLAAQYRFGARTGGANVYAGVLLFALALLFASSDMLALFPTGIFGALLVFVAIELGRHSLKTESWLVSGIMVILAFFAGMAVAFVVGLILAYILQWHTKRTTEDTAK